The following coding sequences are from one Clostridioides difficile ATCC 9689 = DSM 1296 window:
- the trmD gene encoding tRNA (guanosine(37)-N1)-methyltransferase TrmD: protein MRFHIMTLFPEIFNSYMDESIMKRAVEKGIIEVHIYNIRDFSNNKHKKVDDYPFGGGAGMVMTPQPIYDTYKHIITTHNINNPSVIYLTPKGKVYNQSMAKQMSLKEDIILLCGHYEGIDERIIDLIVTDEISIGDYVLTGGELPALIMIDSISRLIPGVLNQEESFEEESFKDNLLEYPHYTRPRDFEGLKVPEVLLSGNHKKIDEWRREESIRITKERRFDLYKKSNEK, encoded by the coding sequence ATGAGATTTCATATAATGACACTTTTTCCAGAAATATTTAATTCGTACATGGATGAAAGTATAATGAAGAGAGCAGTTGAAAAAGGTATAATTGAGGTTCATATATATAATATAAGAGATTTTTCTAATAATAAACATAAAAAAGTAGATGATTATCCATTTGGAGGAGGAGCGGGGATGGTAATGACTCCTCAACCTATATATGACACATATAAGCATATAATAACAACTCATAATATAAATAACCCAAGTGTAATTTATCTTACTCCAAAAGGTAAGGTATACAATCAATCTATGGCAAAGCAGATGTCTTTAAAAGAAGATATAATACTACTATGTGGTCATTATGAAGGAATAGATGAGAGAATCATTGATTTAATAGTTACTGATGAAATTTCAATTGGAGATTATGTATTAACTGGGGGAGAGCTCCCAGCACTTATAATGATAGATTCTATATCGAGATTAATACCAGGTGTATTAAACCAAGAAGAATCATTTGAAGAAGAATCATTTAAAGATAACTTATTGGAATATCCTCATTACACTAGACCTAGAGATTTTGAAGGATTAAAAGTACCAGAAGTGCTTTTATCAGGGAATCATAAGAAGATAGATGAGTGGAGAAGAGAAGAATCTATAAGGATAACCAAAGAAAGACGATTTGATTTATATAAAAAATCTAATGAAAAATAA
- a CDS encoding elongator complex protein 3, whose amino-acid sequence MKKRIIPIFVPHKGCPHDCIFCNQKKITGVSTDVTSEDARNIIEECLETIDKDADVEIAFFGGSFTAIDIDIQKSLLSVAKEYVEKGLVKDIRMSTRPDCIDEDILSMLKEYKTSIIELGVQSLDEKVLLDSIRGHQSEIVYKSSKMIKNSGIKLGLQMMIGLPADTEEKCIFTAKKFVELKPDCVRVYPTLVVKDTGLEKLMEQNKYNPFTLEESVNIVKKVLVLFYVNNINVIRVGLQATDDIQIGKAVLAGPYHPAFRELVEADMIKDYLEFVIFQNKNIKQMLVKSNKKNISKIIGNKKTNVKYMEEKFGVLLKTQESDLDINQLEIVLDGKSLISANMRDIHRKLYDIYDL is encoded by the coding sequence ATGAAAAAGAGAATTATACCTATATTTGTTCCTCACAAAGGATGTCCTCATGATTGCATATTTTGTAATCAAAAAAAAATAACAGGTGTGAGTACTGATGTTACTAGTGAAGATGCAAGAAATATAATTGAGGAATGTTTAGAGACTATAGATAAAGATGCAGATGTAGAAATAGCATTTTTTGGTGGTAGCTTTACTGCTATAGATATTGATATACAAAAAAGTTTATTATCAGTTGCTAAAGAATATGTAGAAAAAGGTCTTGTAAAAGATATTAGAATGTCTACAAGACCAGATTGTATTGATGAAGATATATTAAGTATGTTAAAAGAATATAAGACAAGTATAATTGAACTAGGAGTACAATCCTTAGATGAAAAAGTATTATTAGATAGTATAAGAGGTCATCAATCTGAAATTGTATACAAGAGTTCAAAGATGATAAAAAATAGTGGAATCAAACTTGGATTACAGATGATGATTGGTCTTCCAGCTGACACAGAAGAAAAGTGTATATTTACAGCAAAAAAATTTGTAGAGCTAAAACCAGATTGTGTTAGAGTCTATCCAACTTTGGTAGTAAAAGATACAGGTCTTGAAAAGTTAATGGAACAAAATAAATATAATCCATTTACTCTTGAAGAGAGTGTAAATATAGTAAAAAAAGTTCTTGTACTGTTTTATGTTAATAATATCAATGTAATAAGAGTTGGGCTTCAAGCTACTGATGATATACAAATTGGAAAAGCTGTTTTAGCAGGACCATATCATCCTGCATTTAGAGAGTTGGTAGAAGCAGATATGATAAAAGATTATTTAGAATTTGTTATTTTTCAAAATAAAAATATAAAGCAAATGTTGGTCAAATCTAATAAAAAGAATATTTCTAAAATCATAGGAAATAAAAAAACAAATGTTAAATATATGGAAGAAAAATTTGGTGTGCTTTTAAAAACACAAGAATCAGATTTAGATATAAATCAATTAGAAATTGTGTTAGATGGGAAAAGTTTAATTAGTGCTAATATGAGAGACATTCATAGAAAATTGTATGACATTTATGACCTTTAG
- the rimM gene encoding ribosome maturation factor RimM (Essential for efficient processing of 16S rRNA), whose amino-acid sequence MKEKLTHFKVGQIVNTQGLKGEVRVYPLTDDIERFDELKDFYLGKDLNNKLAVEKVRYKGSMVIMKIKGIDSIEKAEKLKNKFMYVAREDSRELEEGEFFIADMIGMEVLTVDGKYVGILEDVLQYSANDVYVVKGEEDKEFMIPAIKKFVPTIDIDERKMIIDPIKGMID is encoded by the coding sequence ATGAAAGAAAAATTAACTCATTTTAAGGTAGGTCAAATAGTAAATACACAAGGTTTAAAAGGTGAAGTAAGAGTTTATCCGCTTACTGATGATATAGAGAGGTTTGATGAATTAAAAGATTTCTATCTGGGAAAAGATTTAAATAATAAATTGGCTGTTGAAAAAGTAAGATACAAAGGTTCTATGGTTATAATGAAGATAAAAGGCATAGACAGCATAGAGAAAGCAGAAAAACTAAAAAATAAATTTATGTATGTAGCTAGAGAAGATAGCAGAGAGCTTGAAGAAGGCGAATTTTTTATAGCAGATATGATTGGAATGGAAGTTTTAACTGTAGATGGAAAATATGTAGGGATACTAGAAGATGTTCTTCAATACTCAGCAAATGATGTCTATGTAGTAAAAGGTGAGGAAGATAAAGAATTTATGATACCAGCTATAAAAAAATTTGTACCTACAATAGATATTGATGAAAGAAAAATGATTATAGACCCTATTAAGGGAATGATAGATTAG
- the ffh gene encoding signal recognition particle protein, translating into MIFEGLSDKLQGAFSKLKSKGKLTEVDVKNAMREVKLALLEADVNFKVVKDFIKKVQERCVGQEVMQSLTPAQHVIKIVNEELTSLMGDVQSKVMISSKPPTILMMVGLQGAGKTTTAGKLGGYFKKQGKKPLLVACDIYRPAAIKQLQVVGEKLDIPVFNMGDKENPVNIAKAGLSHAIKNANDLVIIDTAGRLHIDEVLMDELKSIKSEVKPHEILLVVDSMTGQDAVNVAESFNEALGVDGVVLTKLDGDTRGGAALSIRAVTQKPIKFMGMGEKLDDIEPFHPDRMASRILGMGDVLSLIEKAQENIDLEKAKELEQKIKKQELDFEDFLQQMEQIQNMGPLDKILGMIPGMGNVKDQLGDVDLNGKEMKRTKAIIQSMTTYERRNPGVLNASRKKRIAKGSGTSVQDVNRLIKQLNEMKKMMKMFAGSQKSMKKRGGLGGLPFFK; encoded by the coding sequence ATGATATTTGAAGGATTGTCTGATAAACTACAAGGGGCATTTAGTAAGTTAAAATCTAAAGGAAAACTTACAGAAGTAGATGTAAAAAATGCTATGAGAGAAGTTAAACTTGCTCTTCTTGAGGCAGATGTTAACTTTAAAGTAGTTAAAGATTTCATAAAAAAAGTTCAAGAGAGATGTGTTGGGCAAGAAGTTATGCAAAGCTTAACTCCAGCTCAGCATGTAATCAAAATTGTAAATGAAGAGCTTACAAGTTTAATGGGAGATGTACAAAGTAAAGTAATGATTTCCTCAAAGCCTCCTACAATTTTAATGATGGTTGGATTGCAAGGTGCAGGTAAGACTACTACAGCAGGAAAACTTGGAGGATATTTTAAAAAGCAAGGTAAAAAACCTCTATTAGTAGCTTGTGATATTTATAGACCGGCAGCTATAAAGCAACTTCAAGTTGTTGGAGAAAAATTGGATATACCTGTATTCAATATGGGAGATAAAGAAAATCCAGTAAATATTGCGAAAGCAGGTTTAAGTCATGCGATTAAAAATGCTAATGATTTAGTTATTATAGATACAGCTGGTAGACTTCATATAGATGAAGTACTTATGGATGAGTTAAAGTCTATTAAATCAGAAGTTAAGCCACATGAGATACTTTTGGTTGTAGATTCTATGACAGGTCAAGATGCTGTAAATGTTGCAGAAAGCTTCAATGAGGCACTTGGTGTTGATGGAGTAGTATTAACTAAATTGGATGGAGATACTAGAGGTGGTGCTGCACTTTCAATAAGAGCAGTTACACAAAAGCCTATAAAATTTATGGGGATGGGAGAAAAGCTAGATGATATAGAACCTTTCCACCCAGATAGAATGGCATCAAGAATATTAGGTATGGGAGATGTCTTAAGTTTAATAGAAAAAGCACAAGAAAATATAGACTTAGAGAAAGCTAAAGAATTAGAGCAAAAAATTAAAAAACAAGAGCTTGATTTTGAAGATTTCTTACAACAAATGGAACAAATACAAAATATGGGACCTCTTGACAAGATACTTGGTATGATACCTGGTATGGGAAATGTAAAAGACCAACTTGGAGATGTAGATTTGAATGGCAAAGAAATGAAGAGAACAAAAGCCATAATTCAGTCAATGACTACATATGAGAGAAGAAACCCAGGAGTATTAAATGCTTCAAGAAAGAAAAGAATAGCTAAAGGCAGTGGAACTAGTGTACAAGATGTAAATAGACTTATAAAACAACTTAATGAAATGAAAAAAATGATGAAGATGTTTGCTGGTTCACAAAAGAGTATGAAGAAAAGGGGCGGCTTAGGCGGTTTACCTTTTTTTAAATAA
- the rpsP gene encoding 30S ribosomal protein S16, which translates to MAVKIRLKRMGANKKPFYRIVVADSRAPRDGKFIEEIGYYNPISEPKQVRINDEKAIKWLATGAQPTEVVKKLLVKNGVIEKFEASKQAK; encoded by the coding sequence ATGGCAGTTAAAATAAGATTAAAAAGAATGGGAGCTAACAAAAAACCTTTCTACAGAATAGTAGTAGCTGATTCAAGAGCTCCAAGAGATGGAAAATTTATAGAAGAAATAGGATACTATAATCCAATTTCTGAACCTAAACAAGTAAGAATAAATGATGAAAAAGCTATAAAATGGTTAGCTACTGGTGCTCAGCCAACAGAAGTAGTTAAAAAATTACTTGTAAAAAACGGAGTAATAGAAAAATTCGAAGCTTCTAAACAAGCAAAATAA
- a CDS encoding KH domain-containing protein, which translates to MKELVVDIAKALVDNPDSVVVEEFEDNDGIVLKLTVAQEDMGKVIGKQGRIAKAIRTVVRSVANRENIKVSLEIV; encoded by the coding sequence ATGAAAGAGCTAGTTGTAGATATAGCTAAGGCTCTAGTTGATAATCCTGACTCAGTTGTTGTTGAGGAATTTGAAGATAATGATGGTATCGTCTTAAAGCTTACAGTTGCTCAAGAGGATATGGGTAAGGTTATTGGGAAGCAGGGAAGAATAGCTAAAGCTATAAGAACTGTCGTAAGATCTGTTGCAAATAGAGAAAATATAAAAGTTTCTCTTGAGATAGTATAA
- the ftsY gene encoding signal recognition particle-docking protein FtsY, which yields MLKKLFGFGKDKEKEIEKKDAEEEIEVEDSVDNLENLEETIFSGFEEEVIDKVEDVEEKNEESVNNEGTEEIENFEKIEVEMDSNGKEVENISNNDSQEEIVEELENYDEIESKEIEDKEDKKVNLFERLKQGLTKAKQGITDRIDEVLKSYTKIDEELLEDLEEILITADVGVNTTMDIIERLRDKIKQKGITEPIKVREELKSIVEDILTNENSTLDIEPAPCIILMVGVNGVGKTTTIGKLANRYKKDGKKVLLAAADTFRAAATEQLEIWANRTNVDIIKHQEGADPGAVVFDAIKAAKARKTDVLICDTAGRLHNKANLMNELGKVFKIVDREFPEAKREVLLVVDATTGQNAVVQAKTFKEVADITGIVLTKLDGTAKGGVVLAVKSEVDVPVKLIGVGESVEDLQDFNAKSFSDALFGN from the coding sequence GTGTTAAAAAAATTATTTGGTTTTGGAAAAGACAAGGAAAAGGAAATAGAAAAAAAAGATGCTGAAGAAGAAATAGAAGTTGAAGACAGTGTTGATAATTTAGAAAACTTGGAAGAAACTATTTTTTCAGGATTTGAAGAAGAAGTGATAGATAAAGTGGAAGATGTTGAAGAAAAAAATGAGGAAAGTGTCAATAATGAAGGCACTGAAGAAATCGAAAACTTTGAAAAAATAGAAGTTGAGATGGATAGTAATGGAAAAGAGGTAGAAAATATTTCAAATAATGATTCTCAAGAAGAGATAGTCGAAGAATTAGAAAATTATGATGAAATTGAGTCTAAAGAGATAGAAGATAAAGAAGATAAGAAAGTTAACTTGTTTGAAAGACTAAAACAAGGATTGACAAAAGCAAAGCAAGGAATAACTGATAGAATAGATGAAGTTTTAAAATCATATACAAAGATAGATGAAGAATTACTTGAAGATTTAGAGGAAATTTTAATAACAGCAGATGTTGGTGTAAATACAACTATGGATATAATTGAAAGACTAAGAGATAAAATAAAGCAAAAAGGTATTACTGAACCAATAAAGGTAAGAGAAGAACTTAAATCTATAGTTGAAGATATTCTTACAAATGAAAACTCTACACTAGATATAGAACCAGCACCATGTATAATATTAATGGTGGGTGTAAATGGGGTCGGTAAGACTACTACAATAGGTAAACTAGCAAATAGATACAAAAAAGATGGTAAAAAAGTTTTATTAGCAGCAGCAGATACATTTAGAGCAGCAGCAACAGAGCAATTAGAAATTTGGGCAAATAGAACCAATGTAGACATAATAAAACATCAAGAGGGAGCAGACCCTGGAGCTGTAGTATTTGATGCTATAAAAGCTGCAAAAGCTAGAAAAACAGATGTATTAATATGTGATACAGCAGGAAGATTACACAATAAGGCTAATCTTATGAATGAACTTGGAAAAGTATTTAAAATAGTAGATAGAGAATTTCCAGAAGCAAAACGTGAAGTACTTCTTGTGGTGGATGCTACAACAGGTCAAAATGCAGTTGTTCAAGCAAAGACATTTAAAGAAGTTGCAGATATAACAGGTATAGTACTTACAAAACTTGATGGAACTGCAAAAGGTGGAGTAGTCCTTGCAGTAAAATCAGAAGTAGATGTACCTGTAAAACTTATTGGAGTTGGAGAAAGTGTAGAAGACCTACAAGATTTCAATGCAAAATCATTTTCAGATGCATTATTTGGTAACTAA
- a CDS encoding CD1247 N-terminal domain-containing protein: MKHLYEEVAYLKGLAEGLEISAESKEGKMIHKIVDALEVFADAIVTLDEEQEELQDFVESIDEDLADLEEDIADMEEDLYEEDDDEDDEDFSYIEMECPNCGELVEIDEDLLYDDEVDVVCPDCKAVILSSEDDCDDDCTCGGCSSYDDRE; encoded by the coding sequence ATGAAACATTTATATGAAGAAGTTGCATACTTAAAAGGCCTAGCAGAAGGACTAGAAATAAGTGCTGAAAGTAAAGAAGGGAAAATGATACATAAAATAGTTGATGCATTAGAAGTATTTGCAGATGCTATTGTAACATTGGATGAAGAACAAGAAGAACTTCAAGATTTTGTTGAATCTATAGATGAAGATTTAGCAGATTTAGAAGAAGATATTGCTGACATGGAAGAAGATCTTTATGAAGAAGATGACGATGAGGATGATGAGGACTTCAGCTATATAGAAATGGAATGCCCAAATTGTGGAGAGTTAGTAGAAATAGACGAAGATTTGTTATATGATGATGAAGTAGATGTTGTTTGTCCTGATTGTAAGGCTGTGATATTATCATCAGAAGATGATTGTGATGATGATTGTACATGTGGTGGTTGTTCAAGTTATGATGATAGAGAGTAA
- the ylxM gene encoding YlxM family DNA-binding protein: MNIEKMVEIGLLFEQYKELLTDKQKEIVALYYEEDYSLGEISENLNVSRQGVYDTLKRSEKILRDYEEKLHLVSKIQEQEKNIKIIKDKIIDIKEDLLHNKDCANLIPKLENIEDVCREMIK; this comes from the coding sequence ATGAATATAGAAAAAATGGTCGAAATTGGATTGTTATTTGAACAGTATAAAGAATTATTAACTGACAAGCAGAAAGAAATAGTTGCTCTATACTATGAAGAAGATTATTCTTTAGGTGAAATTAGTGAAAATCTGAATGTATCAAGACAAGGTGTTTATGATACCTTAAAGCGTTCAGAAAAAATACTAAGAGATTATGAAGAAAAGTTACACTTAGTATCAAAGATTCAAGAGCAGGAAAAAAATATTAAGATTATAAAAGATAAAATTATTGACATTAAAGAAGATTTATTGCACAATAAAGATTGTGCTAATTTAATCCCTAAGCTAGAAAATATAGAAGATGTATGTAGGGAGATGATAAAATGA
- the smc gene encoding chromosome segregation protein SMC, translating into MYLKRLELKGFKSFPVKTDIIFKEGITAIVGPNGSGKSNISDAVRWVLGEQSIKSLRGDKLEDVIFAGTDTKKPMNYCEVALTIDNSENQLELDFTEVTIRRRAYRNGESEFFLNNKSCRLKDIKEVFLDTGIGKDGYSIIEQGKVDEILSNNPLSRRKVFDEACGISKYRYKKQEAERNLSNTKENLERIDDVYIEIENQLKPLFNQQTKAKKYLEISEKLKTLEVNSFIREIEGIEKELSEVNEHRNVIEKELNEKEEQKNVVEKKQEDINKEVEVLQDVIEKSVDYINSIKGVISKKESQINLIKERIRNFTNEISRKNLEIKDIKEKLNENKQYIKELESNKLSGSEELSTLQENIKVLEGSKDKQKIKLESLNNEIELLKESIIDILNKKQEFSNKLSTLNANKENMNIRDENINSEITELNKNIEIKSSELDTINKEFNMQNENLKNVNNRHKELSINLQDSISEHNKLEDEIQKSKYNLNGYNSKLNVYIDMENHYEGFNRGVKEVLKNKNLKGVHGALGQIINVPEKYEKSIEAALGAYMQNIITDNEFSAKSAINYLKQNNLGRVTFLPLNIIKSNKISLGNLKANTKFIGIASDLITFDEKYRNIIENILGRTILINNIDEGIKFAKETGHRFKIVTLDGEILNPGGSLTGGSLKTNGNILSRKRYINEYTEKISNIKNEISHLELKRESLDKDVKNIKNEIDSHESKIKDLEKSIIIKSTSIKNVESEIESLKGSITKLENEKNDLNSNLNYTLEKSDDVRKDMEELDDLYNKNKEKIDALNEEIKRYNDLYDKEKSEFDELNLSLVKKTEVYNSIVRDIKRISGENCELEEKNKQLEESLNYEEHEIIKLQDSILTEEKEKENLTKQLGDSNRNLETRKIAKDDLKNSFDEINKELKTIDRQHIELKESLFKVGGRLERLKTSQDTYINKLFEQYDMTLVQALEIKDEDLDIDRKFLESLKREIRSLGNINIDSIKEYEEIKERYDFYSEQKQDLEESMEEIEKLIHTLEENMKSEFEIKFEEISKNFKYVYKRLFGGGCGELTILDKENLLESDILITAQPPGKKMKNLNLLSGGEKALTAISILFAILITKPTPFCILDEIEAPLDDANIFRFGEFLKDLSKETQFISVTHRRGTMEAADYIYGVTMQEKAISKVISLKLKEAQEITDII; encoded by the coding sequence TTGTATTTAAAAAGACTAGAGTTAAAGGGATTTAAATCCTTTCCAGTAAAAACAGATATTATTTTTAAAGAAGGAATAACAGCCATAGTAGGACCAAATGGGAGTGGAAAAAGTAATATATCTGATGCTGTAAGATGGGTATTAGGAGAACAGAGTATTAAGAGTCTTAGAGGGGATAAACTCGAAGATGTAATATTTGCAGGTACAGATACAAAAAAACCTATGAATTATTGTGAAGTGGCTCTTACTATTGATAATTCTGAAAATCAATTGGAATTAGATTTTACAGAAGTAACTATAAGAAGAAGGGCTTATAGAAATGGTGAAAGTGAATTTTTTCTAAATAATAAAAGTTGTAGATTAAAAGATATAAAAGAAGTCTTTTTAGATACTGGTATTGGAAAAGATGGTTATTCAATCATAGAACAAGGAAAAGTAGATGAAATATTAAGTAATAATCCTTTAAGCAGAAGAAAAGTTTTTGATGAAGCTTGTGGCATATCAAAATATAGATATAAAAAACAGGAAGCAGAAAGGAATTTAAGTAATACAAAGGAAAATTTAGAAAGAATAGATGATGTATATATAGAAATTGAAAATCAATTAAAGCCTCTTTTTAATCAACAGACAAAGGCAAAAAAGTACTTGGAAATAAGTGAAAAATTAAAGACACTTGAAGTAAATAGCTTTATAAGAGAAATTGAAGGAATAGAAAAAGAATTAAGTGAGGTTAATGAACATCGTAATGTTATTGAAAAGGAGCTCAATGAAAAAGAAGAACAAAAAAATGTTGTAGAGAAAAAGCAAGAAGATATTAATAAAGAGGTAGAGGTATTACAAGATGTAATTGAAAAATCTGTAGATTATATAAATTCAATTAAAGGAGTTATATCAAAAAAAGAATCCCAAATAAATTTAATTAAGGAAAGAATAAGAAATTTTACGAATGAAATTAGTAGAAAAAATTTAGAAATAAAGGATATAAAAGAGAAGCTAAATGAAAATAAGCAATACATAAAAGAATTAGAAAGCAATAAATTATCAGGTAGTGAAGAACTATCTACCTTGCAGGAAAATATAAAAGTATTGGAAGGAAGTAAAGATAAACAAAAAATTAAGTTAGAATCCCTAAATAATGAGATAGAATTATTGAAAGAAAGTATAATTGATATATTAAATAAGAAACAAGAGTTTAGTAATAAGCTGTCTACTTTAAACGCAAATAAAGAAAATATGAATATCAGAGATGAAAATATAAATTCAGAGATAACAGAGTTAAACAAAAATATTGAAATAAAATCATCTGAATTAGATACTATAAATAAAGAATTTAATATGCAAAATGAAAATTTAAAGAATGTAAATAATAGACATAAAGAATTATCAATTAATTTGCAGGATTCAATTAGTGAACACAATAAACTAGAAGATGAAATACAGAAAAGTAAATATAATTTAAATGGATATAATTCAAAGTTAAATGTCTATATAGATATGGAAAATCATTATGAAGGATTTAATAGAGGAGTAAAAGAAGTACTAAAAAATAAAAATTTAAAAGGAGTTCATGGAGCATTAGGACAGATTATAAATGTACCTGAAAAGTATGAGAAATCTATAGAAGCAGCTCTTGGTGCTTATATGCAAAATATAATAACTGATAATGAGTTTAGTGCTAAGTCTGCAATAAACTATCTAAAACAGAATAATTTAGGTAGAGTAACATTTCTTCCATTAAATATAATTAAATCAAATAAAATAAGTCTAGGAAATTTAAAAGCAAATACTAAGTTCATAGGAATAGCAAGTGATTTAATTACATTTGATGAAAAGTATAGAAATATAATTGAAAATATACTTGGAAGAACAATACTTATAAATAATATAGATGAGGGCATAAAATTTGCAAAAGAAACTGGTCATAGGTTTAAAATAGTAACTTTAGATGGTGAAATCTTAAATCCAGGAGGTTCTTTGACTGGGGGAAGTCTAAAAACTAATGGGAATATACTATCGAGAAAAAGATACATTAATGAATATACAGAAAAGATAAGTAATATCAAGAATGAAATTTCACATCTAGAATTAAAAAGAGAATCTTTAGACAAAGATGTGAAAAATATCAAAAATGAAATTGATTCACATGAAAGTAAAATAAAAGATTTAGAAAAAAGTATAATAATAAAAAGTACAAGTATAAAGAATGTTGAGTCTGAAATTGAATCGTTAAAAGGTAGTATTACTAAATTAGAAAATGAGAAGAATGATTTAAATTCTAACCTAAATTATACACTTGAAAAAAGTGATGATGTTAGAAAAGATATGGAAGAGTTAGATGATTTATACAATAAAAATAAAGAAAAAATTGATGCATTGAATGAGGAAATAAAAAGATACAATGATTTATATGATAAAGAAAAATCTGAATTTGATGAATTGAACTTAAGTTTAGTGAAGAAAACAGAAGTTTACAATAGTATAGTTAGAGATATAAAAAGAATATCTGGTGAAAATTGTGAGCTAGAAGAAAAAAATAAACAATTAGAAGAGTCATTAAATTATGAAGAACATGAAATAATTAAATTACAAGATTCTATACTCACTGAAGAAAAAGAAAAAGAAAATTTAACAAAACAACTAGGGGATAGTAATAGAAATCTTGAAACTAGAAAAATAGCAAAAGATGATTTAAAAAATAGTTTTGATGAAATTAATAAAGAATTAAAAACTATAGATAGACAGCATATAGAACTTAAAGAAAGTTTATTTAAAGTTGGTGGAAGATTAGAAAGATTAAAAACTAGTCAAGACACATATATAAATAAGTTGTTTGAGCAATATGATATGACCTTAGTACAAGCATTGGAAATTAAAGATGAAGATTTGGATATAGATAGAAAATTCTTAGAAAGTCTAAAGAGAGAAATAAGAAGTCTTGGAAATATAAATATAGACTCTATAAAGGAATATGAGGAAATAAAAGAAAGATACGATTTTTATAGCGAACAAAAGCAAGATTTAGAAGAGTCTATGGAAGAGATAGAAAAACTTATACATACTTTAGAAGAAAATATGAAATCTGAATTTGAAATTAAGTTTGAAGAAATAAGTAAAAATTTTAAATATGTATATAAGAGATTATTTGGTGGAGGTTGTGGAGAATTAACTATTTTAGATAAAGAAAATTTATTAGAAAGTGATATACTAATAACAGCTCAACCCCCAGGTAAAAAAATGAAAAATTTAAACCTATTATCTGGTGGAGAGAAAGCTTTAACGGCAATAAGTATATTATTTGCTATATTGATTACAAAGCCAACACCATTTTGTATATTAGATGAGATTGAAGCGCCACTTGATGACGCAAATATATTTAGATTTGGAGAATTTTTGAAGGATTTATCTAAAGAGACTCAATTTATATCAGTAACTCATAGGAGAGGAACTATGGAAGCTGCTGATTATATCTACGGAGTTACAATGCAAGAAAAAGCCATTTCAAAAGTTATTAGTTTAAAATTAAAAGAAGCTCAGGAAATAACAGATATTATATAA
- the rnc gene encoding ribonuclease III, protein MKISKKLLDNIQRFENVINYKFKNKEYILEALTHSSYSNENKKYNFNERLEFLGDSVLGIVISDYLFNEEANLPEGELTKLRANIVCEDSLSEVANDINLGIHMLLGRGEEATGGRHRTSILADAFEAVIAAIYLDGGFESARQFILHHMENIIYDSRKGNIFRDYKTHLQEVLQGNGENNIWYRLIEEKGPDHNKRFVMEVGINDDVLGIGEGKSKKEAEQLAAKIALKKKLWEK, encoded by the coding sequence ATGAAAATAAGTAAAAAATTACTAGATAATATACAAAGATTTGAAAATGTTATAAATTATAAATTTAAAAATAAAGAATATATACTAGAAGCTCTTACTCATAGTTCATATTCTAATGAAAATAAAAAATATAATTTTAACGAAAGATTGGAATTTTTAGGGGATTCGGTTTTAGGCATAGTGATAAGTGATTATTTATTTAATGAAGAAGCTAATCTGCCCGAAGGGGAACTAACTAAACTTAGAGCAAATATAGTCTGTGAAGATTCATTAAGTGAAGTAGCTAATGATATAAATTTAGGTATTCACATGTTATTAGGTAGAGGAGAAGAAGCAACAGGAGGAAGACATAGGACTTCAATATTAGCAGACGCATTTGAAGCTGTAATAGCTGCTATATATCTTGATGGAGGTTTTGAAAGTGCAAGACAGTTTATACTTCATCATATGGAAAATATAATTTATGATTCAAGAAAAGGAAATATATTTAGAGACTACAAAACGCATCTTCAAGAGGTGTTACAAGGGAATGGAGAAAATAATATCTGGTACAGGCTTATAGAAGAAAAAGGACCAGACCATAATAAAAGATTTGTAATGGAAGTTGGAATTAATGACGATGTACTTGGTATAGGAGAAGGCAAGAGTAAAAAAGAAGCTGAACAGTTAGCTGCTAAAATAGCTTTAAAGAAAAAATTATGGGAAAAATAA